The sequence AGGAATCCGGGACGGTCCGCGACCACCAGCGGAGTTTTCTTCAGCCGCCGGACCAGACCCACTGCGCGTTCCAGTACTTCGGGCGCGGTCTCCTCTCCGGGGATAATCTCCACGAGCGGCATTCGATCGACGGGATTGAAGAAGTGGATCCCGACGAGACGGGTCGGGTCCGAAAGCCCTGCCGCGATCCGCGAGATTGGAATGGAGGAAGTGTTCGTGGCGAGGTAGGCCGTCGGAGGCAGCATATCCTCCAGAGCTCGGAAGACCGCAATCTTCAGGTCCAGCACTTCCGGTACGGCCTCGATGACGAAGGCCGCGTCAGCCATGCCGGTGTCGCCCGTCGTGGGGGAGATTCGTGCCAGAATAGCGTCTCGATCACGGGGATGAAGTGCGCGTCGACGCGTCCGGCGGTTCAGGGGGGCGGCGGCGCCCGCAAGGCCCACGCGAAGTGGCTCGACGGCAGTGTCCTTCAGCCGAACCGCGAGCCCGCGCGTCGCGAGGGCGCCTGCGATTCCTCCGCCCATGGTGCCCGCACCGATCACTCCCGCCTTTGCGGAGGTGCGGTCCACCGGAGATTCCGCCCCGGTCCAGGGATGCCGGGCGAGCGCTTCGCTGCCCTGAAAGAGGAACAACAGGCTCTTCGACTCCGGAGTGACCGCGAGGCGGCCGAATGCCTCCGCCTCCCTGGCCATCGCCTTCTTGCGCTTGAGCCCCAGCCCTCCGATCACCCGGTCGATGATCTCCGGCGCGGCGGGGTAGTGTCCGCCGGTTTTCTTGAGAACGCCGCGGCGCGTGGCGCTGCGCAGAACGGCCCGTCCGATGGGGTTGCCTCCCAACGCCGAATCCGTAAGCCGGGACATGGCCGGGCGCTTCTTGCGGCGGACGCCGGTCCTGGCGACCTGCGCAGCCACTTCCTCCAGGAGCTCCGGCGCGGCCAGACGGTCCACGACTCCGCGCGCGAGCGCCTGTTTCGGTCGCAGGTTGCCACCGGTCAGGATCAGCGGGAGCGCCGCCGTGACTCCGGTAAGTCGAGGAAGGCGCCATGTACCGCCGAATCCCGGGAGAATGCCGAGGCGGACCTCGGGCAGCCCGAGGATGACGGAGTCCCCGTCAGCAGCAACACGCCAGGTACACGCCATGGCCGTCTCAAACCCGCCTCCGAGACAGGAACCGCCGATGGCGGCGACCGTCGGGAACGGGAGGTCCTCCAGCCGGTCCAGGAGCGCCTGCCCGGTTCGGGCGGCCTCTTCGGCCCTGGCGGGATCCTCCAGAGAGGCAATCAGCGAAATGTCCGCGCCGGCGATGAAGTTCCCGGGCTTGGCCGAGAGCAAAAGGAGTCCCTTCGGCGCGGCGGCTTCTGCTTCGTCCAGAGCGGCGGTCATATCGATGAGCCAGCGCTCATCCACGAGATTGACCCGGGAATCCGGGCGGTCGAAGACGATGGCGAGGATCCCCTCGCCGCAGTCCTTGAGTGTGAGGACGCTTCCGGTTTTCGTCATGATACGCGCTCCATCACAATGGCCGACCCCTGTCCTCCACCTACGCACAGTGTGGCCAGTCCGAGGGCTCCGCCGCTCTGGCGAAGCTGTCGCAGAAGGGTCACGACGAGTCGCGTCCCCGTAGCACCGATAGGATGTCCCAGGGCGATCGCCCCGCCGTCCGCATTCAGCCGGTCTCTTCGAATCTCCCCGGTGGCGGACGCGCGACCGAGTTCTTCGCTTGCAAAGCGGTCACTGGCGAAGGCGCGCTCGTTTGCGATCACCTGCGCGGCAAACGCCTCGTTGATCTCGATCCGATCGATGTCCGCCATTCGGACGCCGGCATGATCGAGAGCCAGCGGCGTGGCGTAGGCCGGCCCCAGCCCCATCCTTCGCGGGGAGAGTCCCGCGGTGGCGGTGCCGAGAATCTTCGCCACCGGGGTCAGTCCCAGCTCCGCGGCGTAGTCCTCGGATGCGACGACCACCGCTGCCGCGCCGTCCGTGACCTGACACGAGTTTCCCGCCGTCACGGTGCCGTCCCGCCGTTCGAAAACAGGCCGAAGCCCGGAGAGTGCTTCTGTCGTCTGGTTCTCTCTTGGGCCGACATCCTTCTCGATGACTTTCTTGAAGCCCGGGCCGACGAACACCGGCGTGACTTCTTCGGCGATGCGTCCATCCTCCCACGCGTCTACGGCCCGGAGGTGGCTGGAGAGTGCGAACTCGTCCTGCTCTTCACGGGAGATTCCAAACTCCCGGGCGAGGACCTCCGCCGTTCGGCCCATGCTGAGCCCGCACACGGGATCCGTGAGTCCGTCGAGGAGCGCGGGGTGTGGCATCATGTCCCGGGGGCGTAGCGCACGCAGCGCGGCGAGCTTTGCCGGGATCGACCGGGCTCGGGACCAGCGCACGAACCAGGGGTTGGCCTCCGGCGGCAGCACCATCGGCGCCCGGCTGAGGTTCTCCGTGCCGGCGGCCACGATCAGGCGGGCTTCCCCGGAGGTGATCTTCGCCGCAGCGAGAATGACGGCCTCCATGCCGGATGCGCAGTTTCGGTGCACGGTGAGTCCGGGTGTGGACTCGGGCAGGCCCGCCATGAGTCCGATGACGCGGGCGATGTTCGGTGCGTCCGAGGGCGTACCCGCATTCCCCACGATGATTTCATCCACGCGGTCGGCAGGCGTTCCGGAGCGTTCCAGAGTTTCGCGGACGACGCGTCGTCCCAACTCCTTCGCATGGATATCACGCAGCGCGGTTCCCGAGCGGACCAAGGGGGTGCGCACCCCGTCCAGAAGTACGGCATTCGGCATCAGAGACCTCTCCCCGGGAGTCCGGCGGGGGCAAAGCGCGCCCGAATACGGCGCACAAACCCGCCAATCCCATGACGGTTGGCGTTGGCTTCCAGAGCGGCATGAATGGAAGGCAGGACGCGCCGCGCACTCTGATACCCGCACTCGACGAGGTCGTCCACACGGTCCAGGTCGTAGGAACCGAAGTCCGCCAGATCCGGATGGATGACAACGCTTGCGTACCGTTCAGAGACAGCGGCATTTCGCTGGGACACATAACCGATCACGCGCAGTGCCAGTTCCAGGAAGTTGCGTGGGTGGGCTTCCCAGTTGCGCGTGCTGCCCAAGTTCACCCCCACGGTGACTTCACATCCCATGGACTGCAGAGTCTGAATGGGAAGGTACTCCACAAGACCGCCGTCGGCGATGAGGTGCCCGTCGATCATCACGGGCGTGAAGACCTGTGGAATGGAGCAACTCCCGCGCACGGCCGCAGCTACAGACCCGCGCGTGAAGACGATCTTCTTTCCCGTGGTCAGGTCGGCTCCGACGACGGCAAACGGAACGGGGAGGTCCTCAAACCTCGCGTGGCCCAGCTCCTCATTGATGAGTTTCTCCATTTTCTCGTTGGAGAAGAGCCCCATCTTCGGGAGCGTGACATTCGACAGTCTCTTCCAGGATAGATTGCGGGCGAGTTCCACGATCTCGTCCGAAGAACGGCCTGCCGCATAGTACGCCCCCACCAGCGACCCGCCGCTGGTCCCCGCGATGGCGCGGATGGGGATCTTGGCCTCTTCGAGTGCCCGGAGCACTCCTATGTGAGCCGAGACCCGCGCCACGCCTCCGGAGAGAGCCACGCCGATCCCCTCCCGTGCGTTTCGTGCCACCGTGTCCTTCTCCTCCACTTGACCGGCTTCCGGCGTGACGCTAGCCTGTGTGCGCGTGGGCCTTCTGTGCGAGTGTCACTCCACTTTGTCGCGACATCAGCATGTCGTCATCATTGATTCGAAACATCAATCCTTCCATGAAATCCGAAGGGTGTCCATGAACCCGTCCACCATTGCCAGCATCGACCGAGCGGCGCTCTCCCGTGCGTTGGAAGACGCCGATTCCGATCGCGAACACTACCTCTGCCTGACGGCCGGGACTCTTCACACTTTCGTCAGATCCCGTGCTTCGGATGAGTCCGCAGACGCATACGAGCGCGTTCAGGAGGGGTTGGGGGACGAGTTCCTCAGGATTCCTTCCCGAAATCCGCAGGCGGCGTTTGAAGAGATCGAGGACTTTGTGGAGTCGGTGGAGAATCCGGAGATCCGGGACGAGTTCTTCCGGGCGATTGAGCGGCGTGGGGCGCTCCGCAATTTCCGCGAGGCCATCCTTCCGCACTCGCAGGAGATGCAGCGCTGGTCGGAGTGGCGCCGGGAGGGCAGGGAGAAGCGTATGGAGGGCTTTCTGCGCTCTCTTCCCGGCGAGGCGCTCACCGGAGACGGAGACCTGAACGGCGAAGAGATCGGAGCGACATGACCGGGCGCAGGCGGCTTCCAAGGATCGGGATTCTCACGGGTGGGGGAGATGCACCCGGGCTGAACGCAGTCATTCGGGCGGTCGTGAAGGCGGCGACCGGGCGCGGTTGGGAGGTCCTCGGGATCGAGGACGGTTTCGAAGGGCTGTTCGGACAGGACGGCATTCGCTCGCTCGCCAGAGACGATGTCCGGGGGATTCTCCAGACAGGGGGCACCATTCTGGGGTGCAGCAATCGTGGGGATCCGTTCGCCTTTCCGGTGGAGCGCGACGGGGAGATCGTTCGGGAGGATCGCTCGCAGGAAGTCGTGGATCGCATTCGCATCCTGGGGCTTGATGCGCTGGTGGTGGTCGGCGGGGATGGTTCGCTGGGGATTGCGCAGCGCCTCTCGGAGAAGGGGATTCCCGTCGTGGGCATTCCCAAGACGATCGACAACGATGTTCCCGGGACCGACGCCACTTTCGGGTTCAATACGGCGTGCGAGACCGCCATGGATGCCATCGACCGGCTTCACACGACTGCTGCCAGCCATCAGCGGGTCATGGTGATTGAGGTCATGGGGCGGGATGCCGGGTGGATTGCCCTCAAGGCCGGGGCGGCAGGTGGTGGGGATGTGATTCTGATTCCGGAGATCCCGTTCGATCTGGAGAAGGTCTGTCGGAAAGTCGCGGAGAGAGAGGCGAGAGGAGCCCGTTTCTCCATTGTCGTCGTTGCGGAGGGAGCCCGCTCCATCGACGGCGGGAAGGCTCTCCTGGAATCCGCGGAAGATGCAGCCAGCGGCTTTGAACGCCTTGGCGGGATGGGCGAACGCGTTGCGGCTGCCGTTCACGAGCGTCTCGGGGTGGAATGCCGCGTCACGGTGCTGGGACATGTGCAGCGCGGGGGAAGCCCTTCCGCCCGCGACCGGGTTCTGGGGACGCGCTTCGGAGTGGGGGCGGTGGAACTCGTGGAAAGAAAAGAGTTTGGCCGTATGGTGGCGATCCGCGGGAATCAGATCACCTCCGTAGCGTTGTCTGAGGTGGGGGGGCGCACCCGTCCCGTGCCCGTCGACGGAGACGAGATTCGCGCCATCGAGGCCGTCGGGGTGAGCTTCGGGCGCTAGTTCCGCGCGCTCCCTGAAATCGCCCACCGCTGAGTCGAGACCCACTGTCGCCGGACTGCTCCTCGGCGCGAGTCCCGTCGAAGCGCCGGGTTGCTCCCGATCCATCTCTCAGTTGGCGGATTCTTCTGGATTTTCCTGAAATGCCCTTGACGGTTAGGTCCTCTTGCTATTTTCTGTGAAAAGTATTGGTGAGCTTGAGGTCCTTGTCCTCCAGTCTCTGGAAGGAGCCGATCATGAGCAGGATTGGCGAGAATGTTCGTTTCTATCGGAATCTCCGTGAACTTACCCAGACCGCGCTGGCGCGTCAGGTGCAGGTGGCCCCGGCGTACATCAGCCAGATCGAAGCCAACCAGCGAGTGCCCAGTCTGAAGGTGACGCGACGGATTGCGGATGTGCTCGGCATCGACATGAGTATTCTGGTGCGCGAGGGCTCCCCGGGTGAATCGGGTGGAACTCTCACGGACTCGGAGAAGCTGGATCTTCTCCGCGCACTCATTCTCTCCATTGAGAACTCACCGCCCCAAGCGGGGGCGGAGGATGTTCCGGTGGCCGAAGGGCGCAACTGCGTGGCCCGAGAACTCTTCAGCGAACCGGCGTTCTGCGTGGTTCACCGTGAGTTCCAGCATACGGTGACCTTCGGGAAGGAGTCGTCGGAGTCGGATGCGGAGTGTCATATCGTTCTGGAAGGGGAGATTCGCTCATCCGAGGATTCCTCAGAGGTGACCGGAAGCGGGGAGAGTCGTTCGCTTCATGCCGGGGATGGCGACCGGCTGGTGGCTCGAGGCGGCACGCGCGTTGTTTCCCTTTACGCTCCGCGTGTTGAGCTGGCTCGCCTGGTGGACAGCGTAACGGTGGAGGAGCCGACGGCCACTCCTGTCCCCTGACTGAGTGCAGGAACTCTTGCCGAGAGGTGGGTTTGCGAACCGGGGAGCATTCTCCGGGAGGATGCCCGGACAGCGAGCTTCCGTATGACTGAGTGGATCGGCAGGCAGATCCCTCTTGAGAAGGGCGTTTCATGACCTCAAGCCCGGCGCCGAGCGGAAACCCGCGACTTCAGAACGCGATCCGGATTCTGCTGGGAGAAATCGGGGAGTCTCCGGAGCGGGAAGGCCTCCTGCGAACCCCGGCCCGCGTGGAGACCGCCTGGACGCGCCTCGCGGAAGGGTACCTCCAGGATCCCGAAGAGATCCTGGAGGGAGCCGTCTTCGAGGAAGACTGCCAGGAGATGGTGGTCGTGCGGGATATTGAGATGTACAGCATGTGCGAGCACCACCTGCTTCCGTTCTTCGGTCGTTGCCATGTCGCCTACCTCCCCAAGGGCCGGATTGTCGGTCTCTCCAAGATTGCCCGCCTCGTCGAGGTCTTCTCGCGGCGCCTTCAGGTCCAGGAGCGCCTGACCTCGCAGATTGCTCTGGCCCTGCAGGAGGGGCTGGCACCTCACGGCGTGGGGGTTGTTGTGGAAGCGCGACATCTCTGCATGATGATGCGTGGTGTGGAGAAGCAGGGCTCTTCCGCCGTCACAAGCTGCCTCCTGGGCGAGTTCCGGGACAACATGAAGACTCGCAGTGAGTTTCTGAATCTTGTCAGTGGGCGACCGGTTCCCTGACGGGCCTGAAGATGAGTCCTGAGCTTCGTCGCCTTCATTGCCAGACTCTGACAGGCATCACCGGGTGAAGTCGCACCGGGTGGTGAGACACAGCACTAGCCAAGAGCTAGCAACTCTTGCGGACAAGAGGGGGCCATGAGGGAGTCGCTGGGTGTTTGACTCCCGTGACCCCTTTTGATAGAGTGGCCGTTCGAAACGCTGGTCCTCGAGTCCTCTTGGCCTGATCACGGAAGGAGGAATCCGCAGTTTTGTCCCGTGGAGGGTCGCCCGTTGGCACCTTCCGTAATCCCCACCAACTAGATCCTGTGCTGCTACAGCCTCTGAGGGGGTCAGACCTATGATAAAGCGCCTTAGTGTCGGCGTTCTTTTGGGTGCCCTGCTCGTCGTCTTCATTGGGAATGTCGCTCTTGCGGCCAATCCCGGTACGAAAGAGTGGACGTCAGTCGGCAACCTCAACCCTGCTACGAATCACAATCTTCCTCTGTTCTTCCGTTCCTCCGCGGGTACGACTTGGGTCCAAGTCTACGATACGGGTACCTCCGCCTGCGCGGATGCCGACACGGTGAATTCTCCCGACGGTCAGACGGTGGATCATGTCTGGTGCTTTGAAGGCGCCGGCGGTGACAGCACCTGGCCGGCCATTCCGCCCGCACAGGACACCGGTTCCCGGCACGACTCCTGGGATCACTGGGCCCGATTCAATCCGCCGAATCCGGGCGGGTCGAAGTGGTTCGTGACCAACCGGTACCCGGGCGCTTATGGCGGGACTTACAACGCCTGGTGCGGTTGCGACAGTCTGGGCGTCAACGTCAACTGCCCTGAGAAAGTCTTCTGGCCGGCAGATGACCAGGAAGGCAACGGAAACGACTGGAACTACTCGCTCGTTCTCTCCGCCCCGAGCCACCCCACCTATATGGGCGGGACCCTCGAGTTTGATGTTCGGTACGATGTCGAGTGCCTCTACGACTATATGTACCTTGAGTACTTCGAGAACTCGACCGGCCGGTGGGAGGTGGTTGTGGATACCGCTGGCACCGAGGCCGTGTTCAACGGC is a genomic window of Gemmatimonadota bacterium containing:
- a CDS encoding thiolase family protein; its protein translation is MPNAVLLDGVRTPLVRSGTALRDIHAKELGRRVVRETLERSGTPADRVDEIIVGNAGTPSDAPNIARVIGLMAGLPESTPGLTVHRNCASGMEAVILAAAKITSGEARLIVAAGTENLSRAPMVLPPEANPWFVRWSRARSIPAKLAALRALRPRDMMPHPALLDGLTDPVCGLSMGRTAEVLAREFGISREEQDEFALSSHLRAVDAWEDGRIAEEVTPVFVGPGFKKVIEKDVGPRENQTTEALSGLRPVFERRDGTVTAGNSCQVTDGAAAVVVASEDYAAELGLTPVAKILGTATAGLSPRRMGLGPAYATPLALDHAGVRMADIDRIEINEAFAAQVIANERAFASDRFASEELGRASATGEIRRDRLNADGGAIALGHPIGATGTRLVVTLLRQLRQSGGALGLATLCVGGGQGSAIVMERVS
- a CDS encoding UPF0158 family protein codes for the protein MNPSTIASIDRAALSRALEDADSDREHYLCLTAGTLHTFVRSRASDESADAYERVQEGLGDEFLRIPSRNPQAAFEEIEDFVESVENPEIRDEFFRAIERRGALRNFREAILPHSQEMQRWSEWRREGREKRMEGFLRSLPGEALTGDGDLNGEEIGAT
- a CDS encoding patatin-like phospholipase family protein, with the protein product MARNAREGIGVALSGGVARVSAHIGVLRALEEAKIPIRAIAGTSGGSLVGAYYAAGRSSDEIVELARNLSWKRLSNVTLPKMGLFSNEKMEKLINEELGHARFEDLPVPFAVVGADLTTGKKIVFTRGSVAAAVRGSCSIPQVFTPVMIDGHLIADGGLVEYLPIQTLQSMGCEVTVGVNLGSTRNWEAHPRNFLELALRVIGYVSQRNAAVSERYASVVIHPDLADFGSYDLDRVDDLVECGYQSARRVLPSIHAALEANANRHGIGGFVRRIRARFAPAGLPGRGL
- a CDS encoding helix-turn-helix transcriptional regulator — translated: MSRIGENVRFYRNLRELTQTALARQVQVAPAYISQIEANQRVPSLKVTRRIADVLGIDMSILVREGSPGESGGTLTDSEKLDLLRALILSIENSPPQAGAEDVPVAEGRNCVARELFSEPAFCVVHREFQHTVTFGKESSESDAECHIVLEGEIRSSEDSSEVTGSGESRSLHAGDGDRLVARGGTRVVSLYAPRVELARLVDSVTVEEPTATPVP
- a CDS encoding ATP-dependent 6-phosphofructokinase — protein: MTGRRRLPRIGILTGGGDAPGLNAVIRAVVKAATGRGWEVLGIEDGFEGLFGQDGIRSLARDDVRGILQTGGTILGCSNRGDPFAFPVERDGEIVREDRSQEVVDRIRILGLDALVVVGGDGSLGIAQRLSEKGIPVVGIPKTIDNDVPGTDATFGFNTACETAMDAIDRLHTTAASHQRVMVIEVMGRDAGWIALKAGAAGGGDVILIPEIPFDLEKVCRKVAEREARGARFSIVVVAEGARSIDGGKALLESAEDAASGFERLGGMGERVAAAVHERLGVECRVTVLGHVQRGGSPSARDRVLGTRFGVGAVELVERKEFGRMVAIRGNQITSVALSEVGGRTRPVPVDGDEIRAIEAVGVSFGR
- a CDS encoding 3-hydroxyacyl-CoA dehydrogenase NAD-binding domain-containing protein, translated to MTKTGSVLTLKDCGEGILAIVFDRPDSRVNLVDERWLIDMTAALDEAEAAAPKGLLLLSAKPGNFIAGADISLIASLEDPARAEEAARTGQALLDRLEDLPFPTVAAIGGSCLGGGFETAMACTWRVAADGDSVILGLPEVRLGILPGFGGTWRLPRLTGVTAALPLILTGGNLRPKQALARGVVDRLAAPELLEEVAAQVARTGVRRKKRPAMSRLTDSALGGNPIGRAVLRSATRRGVLKKTGGHYPAAPEIIDRVIGGLGLKRKKAMAREAEAFGRLAVTPESKSLLFLFQGSEALARHPWTGAESPVDRTSAKAGVIGAGTMGGGIAGALATRGLAVRLKDTAVEPLRVGLAGAAAPLNRRTRRRALHPRDRDAILARISPTTGDTGMADAAFVIEAVPEVLDLKIAVFRALEDMLPPTAYLATNTSSIPISRIAAGLSDPTRLVGIHFFNPVDRMPLVEIIPGEETAPEVLERAVGLVRRLKKTPLVVADRPGFLVNRLLLPYLNEAAIAVAEGVGVDRIDRAMKRFGMPMGPLRVLDEVGIDVAAKVSGVLEDAFGERARPADIMPRLLEAGALGAKAGRGFWAGPKKKRRPNTADLGISESGPAVTDQEITDRLMAGMLAEAARCLADGVVREPDHLDIGSVMGFGFPPFLGGVARWARSVGEEDARRTLEGLAERHGTRFTPPDELGALFR
- the folE gene encoding GTP cyclohydrolase I FolE, with amino-acid sequence MTSSPAPSGNPRLQNAIRILLGEIGESPEREGLLRTPARVETAWTRLAEGYLQDPEEILEGAVFEEDCQEMVVVRDIEMYSMCEHHLLPFFGRCHVAYLPKGRIVGLSKIARLVEVFSRRLQVQERLTSQIALALQEGLAPHGVGVVVEARHLCMMMRGVEKQGSSAVTSCLLGEFRDNMKTRSEFLNLVSGRPVP